From the Amia ocellicauda isolate fAmiCal2 chromosome 12, fAmiCal2.hap1, whole genome shotgun sequence genome, the window agcCTACTAAAGAATCACAGTTGTAATGGTTGACAACATTATGTGAAGGAAATATTTTATATCAACAGTTTAATAACTCGGTTCTTCTTTTCTTCCAGGCATGATGAACGTGGAGGCTAAGAGTGGACCAGTAGTTGTCTCTGATGATCTCAAAAATCCTGCCATTGAGAAGTTGGAGCTGGTGAGAAAGTGGAGCATCAACACATACAAAGTAGGTAAACACAAGCTGTGGAAATGTTTTCTAGTCTGTAGTTATATCAGCAGTATTCTCTGAAATTAGATTTGATTATCAAAATATTTTTCCATAATTTATTACTTACTATATACAAAGTCAGCTATAATGCCCAGGCtctgaaaagtaaaaataaaaaaagagcaGTACAGAGTAGAATTTATATACCACAAATGATTAAATATGTCCAATTTATTATAATGGTGATCTTTGGGTTTTGTGTATATAGTAGGTGCATAGAAATCTCTCAACCCGGAATTCAAATTGAATGATTATCTCCACCACAAATGTTTTCAGCAATCTGGGTTTTTCAAACTTCATATTGTCTTTGCCACAAGAGAAACGTATTACTTTTCTTGTCAAAAAGGAAAACCGCCTCTAGGTCAGTGTTTCACAATAAATCTAATAGTTTCTGATAACAACCCAGTTGtgcaaattattatatttttatttggagaaATGTTTCAACCTTCCATTAAGTTGTAGTACTACATGTGTTTTGTGTAACatgacttttttgtttttatagatGACTCCTCACTTAGAAACACTAAAGCTCATCAGTGGAtggaattaatttaattcatattgtaacatatatgtatatacagtactatatacaaaatattgatctgatgtagatttttcttctattcactcactttgcattttgttaattgttaaatataatctattaacgtcttttgttttctaaagaattcttacattatagcattttttcacacctgccctaaaattttgcacagtactgtgtgtgtgtgtatatatatatatatgtatatatacatgcttGTTATAAGCAATGTAACATTAGTCTCAGGTAAATTTAGTGatttaaaatgcctttttttACATTAGGATATAACATTATACATTTCAGAAACGAGAgagccattcaacccatcattaTATTGTGTAGATGGTAACCTAATGATCCAGGAATCACATACAGACTACATTTTCATGATCTCTTTCTCATTTGTGCTTGGTTTTCCCAGTGTACAAAACAGATCCTTTCAGAGAAGCTGGGTCGCGGTTCTAGAACTGTAGACTTGGAGCTGGAGGCTCAGATAGAAATTTTGCGAGACAACAAGAGGAAGTACGAGCACATCATAAAGCTGTCGCAGACACTGGCAACACAGCTCTTTCAGATGGTGCAGACACAGAGGCAATTGGGAGATGCTTTTGCAGACCTAAGTTTAAAATCTCCAGAGCTTCACGTAAGTTTGAGATCTTATACCAACATTACAATCAATTAATGTTTAATTGTGGATACAATGTTTGATAAGTTGATATCTGCATATAGTTCAAATAATGTAGTTAAGTCTTTACAgatcacaaattaaatgtatacaaattcCATGGCTCTTGAGTCATGCACCAGTTAAAACCTCCACCTGGAGTGCATAATGCATCCTATAGTCTGGATCAAGGTGATATTGAACCCCTGTTATGCTATTACTTGCTCTAATTGTAAGTTCCCAGGGTCTAGTACACAGAGTGCAAAGGACTGCCTGGGTAAGGTAGATAGATGTTGGCTGCCCAACTTTTGGTTCATTGCATTCAAGTGATTTTCTGTGGCTTCTTGTGCACCTGGTGGATCAGATTGTTAGTAGTTCCATCTATCAAATCCTCAGAAGTCTGGACTTTAAGTGCATAAAATCCACCTGTGAGGCCTTTAGGCCTCGTTCAATTGGCTGTGTTCATCTCCAACTCGTCATCAGCACCTTTGAGGTTCTCCACAGTGTATTGGATAGGGGTGGGAATGGCCAATGatcaaacaatacaatattatCATGATACTATGGCTGCGATTCAATACATAATGTGATTGATTTATTGCAATTATTGatctattataaaaaaaaaaaagctgaatttACTTGGAAAAATTGAACATAGCAGCCAAAATACAaccacacaaaaataataataataatgttataaaaCCCCATTGGCAAACTTTAACTTCATATAAATTtgctgttttaaattaaattgtttgcAACCGTGAGATGCCAGTTTCCAATCCTCCGTGACGATTGCGTCAACTTGTCCTGCTGTTTTTAATTCTTCTTCCACTTTCACCTTGACTTCCTTGTACAGTATAGGCACAGCTGTGAAAAAGTGATGAGTGTAATACATACCTGGGCTCTAATGTGTTCAGCATGTAATGGAagcagttgtttttttacaacatTGTACATCCATAGATCCATACAAATGAAAAATGCCACCTATTTTGTaatattcattttatatatttttttgcatgctcTGAATCGTAGGGTAGTTTTAGTTTAGCTGCTGGccccacacaaaaaataaatatatacatattatctCCTGGCCCACGCCATTCGATTGGGCCGATTTACTCAATGTATATTGTCCTGTTACCTGGCCGTAATATTACACGTAATACTTCAGAGAGATCATCTGGGGCATTCCAGTGATGTATAGCACGAATACATCAGACTTCCCTGAGTGAAACAGGACAGGCTACAGCTCGTAGCCCCACCCTTTCCCTCACTCACAGACGTGCACTGACAGTGACATAGCCACAAGACGtcgatttaatttaataatcaacacaattaaaaacacaacgGTGTGGCTGAAAGGTTATTGGGAGTAAAAAGATAAGTCCCCTGAGTCAGATGCAGTAACATGTAGGAAGCTAACTGACTTATTCGGTAGCAGTGCTGTTATGCCAGCCAGTCTAGAAAAATTAGtagcagaagaaggagaagcGACATCAAAGTCAGAGCACTGCCTGCAGCCAAGCGGTAGGCAATTGGGAGGCAGGCAGATAACACAACTGTATTGTGGATGTTAATAGGGATGTAGTATATATAACAcagatttgtattaaatatgatgatataaaaaaaaaaaaaaacgctggTACGATTTAAAGCATGCAAGATTGTTGTAACTCCTTTGGTTTATGTATGCACTCTTAGAACTAATGTGTTAAATGTAACGCAACTTTGTGTTAAAAGTTACCAAaattacaacacaataatgtgtcttTTTAACAGAATAAAGTGTTTTTCCCCAAACAGACTTGtgataacaaaacaaattattgtgttgtgctttggtgATCACAGAACCTGTTGAATTTAAAACATTAGTTCTAGGAGTGCTTTAAATTGCAGAGGTTAGCGATATTTTACATCGACAGCAATAAAATAACTTCAGTGAGTAGAAACTTTGGTTGGTGTTTGTCATGTTTGTtgtgttgaaaatatatattttttgatttgCATAATTTGTCTGAGATCTTTGGAGCCCTGAAGACACCAAAAAAACATGactgtgttatttttttatttaatgtttggtTTTGTGTGTCCTGTAATTCAAGACTTGAATGATTTTCTGCTTTTCAGGAGGAGTTTGGTTTCAATGCTGATACCCAAAAACTCTTGTCTAAAAATGGAGAGACACTTCTGGGAGCCATTAACTTCTTCATTTCAAGTGTGAACACCCTGATAGAGAAAACAATTGAAGATACCATGGTCAACATTAAACAATATGAAAATGCCAGGtatgaaatattttgaaaatatatagagagagagcatCTAACTGAATGGTTGAAAATGTTAATGTGTATCTGTAAAGCATTGGtttttaaagttaataaataatTTCTGCTGGTTAAATGTAACAGCAATTTAATGTATTACATTCTAAAGACAATAAGCACTCCTGTGCATACCAGTACCAAttttaggagaaaaaaaattatTTATACTTTGTGTTCTATGTACATGTTTATCTTTCTGGAGTTTTAAAACGTCTGTAAAATCTGTTTGAGACCACATTTTATtaagtacattttatataattaaattatttagtctttcagccataatattacaattttgtagtattaatatttatatttgcagGATTTATTGCTCAAGTAACCTTTTAATTAGGACATaatttgtaaaagaaaaacatatatcttaaaaaaacaagcataaggtatttaaaatgtaataacattGTTCTTTTATTAAGCAAGATTTTTTCCCCATTTGTTGGCATACAGTTACACATTTTTGGCTTGTTGAGCAGTGTCTAAAGTAAAGTGATTCAGCAGAATTACTGTTACAGAATGGATAAAAGCACCACATTTATCATTTACTGTGATCTAGTCTGGGGACCCCCAACTTTTGCTTTTTCAATAATACTGTCCTTCGTAATATAATTGTGCACACCTTTATGCCATTGTCCTGATAGGGCAAACAATGAGGCTCATACAGGTagtattgcagtacaaacacaatattgtggacgtagtagtaataaatattacccaataccCATAATTGTCTGTATGTGAGTATGTTGTCACAGAATCAAACATAATAGTATGTACattactgctgctgtgtgtccaaAACAGGTGTGTAGCACCTAGTGCTGTGTAGTCACCATGTCCTTTTGATTTCCATAAGTaagcttgtttttatctttaaaatatattacttaCACTGCACaaagggatgatttgtttatttctcttacttattaaattcagtgcatatttggatgtcctcattattattattattattattattattattattacacttcTTACATTTAGTCTGGCTGAATTCGATTAATGATCCACTGCAATTGGTTAATTTCCCTTGCATTCTCATACATTTGCCAGGAGTTAATGTTCCCTGTACCATGTTATTGAAACGCAATTCTAATGAAGAGCAGCTGTATAAAAGCCTTATTAATCGCCTTATAATTGTTCATTCTCGTTAATTTcaggaataaaaaaatgtatatgttaaaaaagtaaaacaaaatcaaataactTACAACACACTTCGGGATTCGAAACCAGAACACCTGATTTATAGTGCTGTTCCTTAACCACTGTGCCAATGCAGATCAGTATTGGATTGTGAAACCTGTtttaaatagcctacagctgccACAAATAACTGTCTTAATTAGTTGTATATGACTCCACTATTGGAATTAGtaacaaatacatttggaaataataagaaattagagtgtgtgtgtgtgtgtgttcgttcTATGGCTCTATAAGTGCATGCACTCATGGTTGCATTAGCTCATGGGGAGAAGGCAGGAGGGGGcgaattgtgtctgtgtgagccCGGTCACCCTGCAGCATCTTCGCCTGTGTCGGGGGTTGCTGTTGTCGGGTATACAGTGAAACATTACtgtccaaattattattattattattgttattgttatttcttagtagacgcccttatccagggagacttacaaaagCATTATGAAAGATtatataagagcattataaaagtgcagtacagtctgaaattacagataaaaacagtacaaattacaagttcaaaattacataagtgcataaaaagtatacagttaatacaagtcctgTATCCTAgattgtgagctaataattgtaGACAAAATAtagtcatagttaatagctcaggagaaggggacataggggcaatcaatataaacaacatgagTACTAGTAATGACTACATTTCATacgtatgcatgtatgtatgtattgtcatTCTGTCAAAAACGAAAAAACTGTTAGGAACTTGTTCAggtgcagcacacatacaaccataaataaaaagacagccCCACTGTTGACTGTGCGCTGGAATGTCGCTGTCCAGTCGCTGCCCCCTGAAATAATGCTGTGCGTGGAGTTAACACCATGGTTTTCAAGCAAGAAATATCACCTAAGATATACGAGTTTGTTTGCCTGGGACTTTGACATTAAGTAAGTAAAATGTAGTTAAGGTGGACAAGGCCTTTAATTATTTGAGACATCATGTCATAgatttgtcatttaaaaaatgttctgcTTGGAGGAGTTACCTAAAGTAATACTCATGCCATTGGGGTATTGCTTAGAGACGCTCATGTTGTGTGTTTACACTGCAGTTTTGACAAACCGTCCTAAGCCATCCCAGGGCCCCCTCTTGAGCAGGCCATTTTTAGGTGGCATTTTAGGTCAGCTTTGTTCCGACTGCAGCGTTTACACTGCCCTAGGTCGACACAGAGCTTGCCTAAAAGCGGTGAGAGTAAACACTGTATTAGGGACCCTGTAGCTAAACACTGTACCTCCTGTgttatttgtttctattttgtAGATTATAAGGTAGTCAGTGTCCTGAAACTGAAGTGGTTGTGCTGCCGTGTAGGTGAATAAAAGTTCTCAATTGTGTGGGCTAATCCATTTAGAGCTTTATAGTTAATCAGAAGAACtttgaaatgtattctgcatTGTACTGGGCACAGAAAATTGTGGTTCTTTGGTTGGTTGTATATTTGGTTCTAACTAACCAAAGCATGCACAACCTAGGCTAACCTATACTACAGCACTGGAGTTTGGCAGTACACTTTTCAACACTGCATTTCACTGATATCTTGTAACCAGATAACTTTGTTAATTCACTGAATGTTAATTCTAATTCTAATCCCTGACagcttttgataggtactgaaaAAAGAACTTAACTGTACCTTTCTACCCATATATTGAAATCATGAAATCGATTAATTGTATTTGCTAAGCCTGTCCTGTGATTGACATTAGACTGAAAAGACTGTGCCAAAATTGTATGCAGTTAAACTCCAAGGTGTGGAGTGCCtttaaaaagtattcagaccctctcaCAGTTCTTTTTGGTTTCAATGTTagtcatgacactttgaagtagCAATTCATTAATCTTGATTAGAAGAAACAGAGTCTGTATGCTTTCACTGCCGGTGGGTGCTTTGCATTTTCCTTATGTGATGAATGTTAAATCTGCTTCTCACTATTAGCTACAACCACCAATTGATTTCGTAAAAGTTGAATGTGAAACAAAGTGAATATGAGATGACAATGATTGACCATTAATCGACAGTTCCTTTTAGAAAGCATTAGACAATGGGCAGCCAATACCAATTGAACAGGGACAGACTGGGACTAAAAAACGGCTCTGGACTTTgacccagaccagcccaccaCATTCAGCTTTCTCATACTCCACCGCCCTGCCAACGCACGCACGTTCACACACCAGCTCACATACCACTCACAAGTTGCATCACAGCGTCCACAGAATTTCTTCTTTCATCCGCTATATTGTATGTGTAGCTATTTCAGTTTGTAGACACTTTCAAAACACACACGCTGCAcagtcaaaacataaaataaaaacataaaataagcaaaaagctaaataactacatacaatattttttgtacAACAGCTGTCAGAAGGTCACCTTTTTTGACACATAGGGAAGTCAGTTTATCTTATTTTCTTTAGTGTGACAACAAATCAAGAGTAGAATTTTTAGATTGTATGCAATGATTAATTTTAATAGTGAGACATGTTTATTATAATGTGCTATAGATATACaacaaaaagtaataataaaaaataaaatatttaattttaaagccTGTACTATTGATTGACCATCtctgtagctgtaatgaagattgatgGAAGGGTGggatttcttatttcttatctGTGATTGGCTATGATCTGGTTCATGTAGCATGGATTTCCACAGTTCTGTGCAGATACTCTTCCCCGAACTAATTCCTGGTTTCCCCTTCCAAGCAAAAAGTCAACAGGTAGCAGAGGTTCCCTGCCAAACATTAAAAGATAAGGAGACTGACCAGTTGACTGGTCCTGCAAAGTATTGTATGCAAAAAGGTAGATACTCTGTccagtgttttcttctttgAGGCAAGAGTACATAAAAGGTAATGTCAAGttctttaaaatgttcccatTGACCATTTCCCTGAGGCCTATATGGGAGTAGTCCAGGTCTGAATGACCTCTCCCCTCAAAGCATCTATCTTGATTCAAATGGATCTGCTAGGGACTCCCATACTGATAAAACCAAtgatttaaaatgcactttAGCAACAGTACTAACACTTTGGTCTCATGTTGGCACAGCCTGTGTGTACGTTATTGtgtgatgtatcaagcccaaatttcgggtgaaaactggttcttgcCAGACcttgttcttctaggtatcagggctGAAGTATAACACAgtagtgtagcacagtgagacactATAGAccgtgaccttgtttacacagacacacagggaaatgtatgcagttctTCACTCAGTATAAGGGTAATTTGAAAGATTAATCATGTAAATCGGCTATCTATTTAAATTGAACATTTGTCTTAAACCTAACACTGTCGATAGCATATTACAGTATCGATTGCAGATGTGGAGATCCCGAAACAGGAAGTTCAGCGACTGGCTGAGATTTAAGCGGAAATAAATAGGCTATAAgatgtgctttatttatttatttagtgcattattgtaattatttggaAGTTAATCTGTTGTGCATGACGTGAACCATCTTCAATGTTGGGATAAATGTGGGATGACTCCTAGTCTAAAATTAGATGTCGTGGTCATGGCAAAAAATCCACATTCAAAAGATGGTGCTTTTATCCAGCTGGTAACAATAACaagtaaacataaataaacattaccTACCTAATTGTGCATTTATAAAGGAGAGTCTGTTATCTGTTCAGGCAGGAATCATggcagaaaataaaagtttgttaTCCCAGTCagtctttacagcatttttgtgTCCCAACTTGTGGCCTGTTGCATGTATACAATGAATAGGGCTCTGTGTTTTActtgacttaaaaaaatgtatttcagtccCCCATCTCTGAAAAGGCAGATATAGCTTCATTGTGTTACTTGTCAAATAATCATTCGATTACTACAAAAGTAGCACATTAGTATATTGAATAAAAGAATGGCATATATggctaatattaatataattatggtTTTGTTAGTAATTGGTATTCAAAATTATTAACATAAtctgcaattaaatatttattgccAGGAACACTCAAACTTATCACTCAAACatgcaatattaataatgttataAACACTTCTTTCAGCCTATATATGATTCAAAAACATTTTGCCAGTATTTTCTTCTTGTAAGATGTAGCGCCTTACAAATGagattaaatacaataacaGGAAAGAAGttcatataaatacatttataaaggaTGTAAATGGTTGAGATTGTAATATGATAAAGGAGGACAGACCAAGTAATGCTTTATAGTGCACCTTTATTGGCGTTTGTATGTTTAGATTGAATTATACAAGAAATTAATAAGGAACATTATATGCTAAGGTTAGAATTGACTGTTTCCTTTGCAGGGTTGAGTATGATGCGTACCGTACAGACCTGGAGGAGCTGAACTTGGGCCCTCGAGATGCTACTACTGTTCCAAAGATAGAGGTTTGTCAGCAGCAGTTCCAGATCCACAGGGAGAAATATGAAAAAATGCGCAATGATGTTGCAATCAAACTAAAGTTTCTTGAGGAAAACAAGGTAAAGCAtgattcaatttttttattaaaacaaatgttctaATATTCTTTCCACAGCTataattgattttgaatgcTCAAGTAAAAAGCTGTTTCAAGGAGATtattcactttttaaaatatttgttatgttcctttTGTAATACATTGGCCTTACTCTAGGCTTTGTAGACCAAAACTACTGCTATCATTTTCAACTGGAATAAGAAATTACATGTTAGAGAAGAGGTGGAATAATACTTTTCCTCGACAGGATACatacaagaataataataaccataacCAACAGTAAGACATGTAAACATTGCTTttgtaggttttgtttttgtattattaataaaatatactaCAGTAGTGTATTTAATGTGAAGATAACTACAGTAATCCCTCATTATAAGAGTTACCGATCTATGAGATTTCAGTTTTACGAGACACCAAAATGAATACAGTGTTTTCCATTAAACAAGCATGTTTTTGCTATTACGAGACAGGAGCTTGCCAAGCGGCCGATCGTATTGCATCTGCACAAGACGTACATCACAGATTACACTTCAGAATCGCTACATAAAAAAAGCCGGTATTGACGTTAAATTATTGTTCACCGCGGTGAGGGTGTGATACTTCAGTGAATCTATTTTTTTGGTCAATACCGTTTTTTTTATGTAGCGATTCTGAAGCCGGTCGCTGCACTGCGGCACAGGAGATCCGGGTTCGAATCCTGCTGCTGTTTCTGCACCATGAGAGTAAAGTTTCATTCTAAGTTAGATTCGTCTTAGTCTATAACACCAGAAAATCACTAATGGAGAGGCTTCAGAATcgctacataaaaaaaaaaaaaaaaaaaaagacggtATTGACGataaattatttttcaatgcgGTGAGGCGGTATACCATTTACCGGCACAGCCCTAGTCCTGTCCTTTATTAAGAGGAATTTTGGGTGCTGAAGAGGAAATGTTTGGGGCTCTGGAACCAATCGAAGATTATAAGATTTGAAGCAATGTGGATTTCATTTCAGTTATACGAGAGTTTGCATAATGGACCGTT encodes:
- the arfip1 gene encoding arfaptin-1 isoform X2 codes for the protein MSDESPKNTAAEISVTSNGDADESNEDVFQRDVMHSGSGGLSLAETHIISTNCGTVTEGINEAVPCEGMMNVEAKSGPVVVSDDLKNPAIEKLELVRKWSINTYKCTKQILSEKLGRGSRTVDLELEAQIEILRDNKRKYEHIIKLSQTLATQLFQMVQTQRQLGDAFADLSLKSPELHEEFGFNADTQKLLSKNGETLLGAINFFISSVNTLIEKTIEDTMVNIKQYENARVEYDAYRTDLEELNLGPRDATTVPKIEVCQQQFQIHREKYEKMRNDVAIKLKFLEENKVKVLHNQLVLFHNAMAAYYAGNQQQLEKTLKQFHIKLKIPGGDSPSWLEEQ
- the arfip1 gene encoding arfaptin-1 isoform X1 is translated as MSDESPKNTAAEISVTSNGDADESNEDVFQRDVMHSGSGGLSLAETHIISTNCGTVTEGINEAVPCEGSTSQTTSPVVSPSSSVASRLARIDNDTPSDKGMMNVEAKSGPVVVSDDLKNPAIEKLELVRKWSINTYKCTKQILSEKLGRGSRTVDLELEAQIEILRDNKRKYEHIIKLSQTLATQLFQMVQTQRQLGDAFADLSLKSPELHEEFGFNADTQKLLSKNGETLLGAINFFISSVNTLIEKTIEDTMVNIKQYENARVEYDAYRTDLEELNLGPRDATTVPKIEVCQQQFQIHREKYEKMRNDVAIKLKFLEENKVKVLHNQLVLFHNAMAAYYAGNQQQLEKTLKQFHIKLKIPGGDSPSWLEEQ